A portion of the Haemophilus influenzae genome contains these proteins:
- a CDS encoding KpsF/GutQ family sugar isomerase, translated as MNYLKIAQDSLSVESNALLQLSQRLGDDFNQVIDLILACEGRLVIGGIGKSGLIGKKMVATFASTGTPSFFLHPTEAFHGDLGMLKPIDIVMLISYSGETDDVNKLIPSLKNFGNKIIAVTSNKNSTLAHHADYVLDITVEREVCPNNLAPTTSALVTLALGDALAVSLITARNFQPEDFAKFHPGGSLGRRLLCKVKDQMQTRLPTILPTTNFTDCLTVMNEGRMGVALVMENEQLKGIITDGDIRRALTANGAGTLNKTAKDFMTSSPKTIHQDEFLSKAEDFMKAKKIHSLVVVNDENHVVGLVEFSS; from the coding sequence ATGAACTATCTAAAAATTGCACAGGATTCCCTTTCAGTGGAAAGTAACGCACTTTTGCAACTCAGCCAACGCTTAGGCGACGATTTTAATCAAGTCATCGATCTTATTTTAGCCTGCGAAGGGCGTTTGGTAATCGGAGGGATAGGAAAATCGGGTTTAATCGGCAAAAAAATGGTGGCTACCTTTGCCTCTACGGGCACGCCAAGTTTCTTTTTACATCCGACTGAAGCCTTCCACGGTGATTTAGGAATGTTGAAACCAATTGATATCGTGATGTTAATTTCCTATAGCGGTGAAACCGATGATGTCAATAAACTGATTCCAAGTTTAAAAAATTTTGGTAATAAAATTATTGCCGTGACGAGTAACAAAAATTCCACGCTCGCACACCATGCAGATTATGTTCTAGATATTACTGTTGAGCGTGAAGTGTGTCCAAATAATCTCGCGCCAACAACATCCGCACTTGTAACGCTGGCACTTGGTGATGCGCTCGCCGTATCGCTCATTACGGCACGAAATTTCCAACCTGAAGATTTTGCTAAATTCCATCCAGGTGGCAGTCTTGGTCGTCGTTTATTATGTAAAGTGAAAGATCAAATGCAAACTCGCCTACCAACAATTTTACCGACCACCAATTTTACTGACTGCCTCACAGTCATGAATGAAGGGCGAATGGGCGTTGCCTTAGTGATGGAAAATGAGCAACTTAAAGGTATTATCACGGATGGCGATATTCGCCGCGCGCTTACAGCCAATGGTGCAGGAACGCTGAATAAAACAGCCAAAGACTTTATGACAAGTTCACCAAAAACTATTCATCAAGACGAATTTTTATCAAAAGCCGAAGACTTTATGAAAGCGAAAAAAATTCACTCGCTAGTCGTTGTTAATGATGAAAATCACGTAGTGGGTTTAGTGGAATTTTCAAGCTAA
- the ytfE gene encoding iron-sulfur cluster repair protein YtfE: protein MSFAQQKLSELAVSIPGATKIFREYDLDFCCGGSVLLEVAAQQKNLNLAEIEKRLTDLQQSKAENNDKDWTSASYAEMIDHIITRFHNRHREQLPELITLAEKVENVHGDRDDCPIGVVAQLEKIYAELSQHLMKEEQILFPMIKMGNYAMASMPIRVMEMEHDEAGQDVEVIKSLTNNCTPPADACFSWKALYSGINEFIDDLMHHIHLENNILFPRVLNEK, encoded by the coding sequence ATGTCTTTTGCCCAACAAAAACTTAGCGAACTCGCTGTTTCAATTCCAGGTGCAACTAAAATTTTTCGTGAATATGATTTAGATTTTTGCTGCGGAGGTTCTGTATTATTAGAAGTCGCAGCACAACAAAAGAATCTTAACCTTGCTGAAATTGAAAAACGTTTAACTGATTTACAACAAAGTAAAGCAGAAAATAATGATAAAGATTGGACTTCGGCATCTTATGCGGAGATGATCGATCACATTATTACTCGTTTTCATAATCGCCACCGTGAACAACTCCCTGAATTAATTACATTGGCGGAGAAAGTAGAAAATGTACATGGTGATCGTGATGACTGTCCTATAGGCGTAGTCGCACAGTTAGAAAAAATTTATGCTGAACTTAGCCAGCATTTAATGAAAGAAGAACAAATTTTGTTCCCAATGATCAAAATGGGGAATTATGCTATGGCCTCAATGCCAATTCGTGTAATGGAAATGGAACACGATGAAGCGGGACAAGATGTGGAAGTGATCAAATCGCTTACTAATAACTGCACGCCACCAGCAGATGCTTGTTTCAGTTGGAAAGCCTTATATAGCGGTATTAATGAATTTATTGATGATTTAATGCATCATATTCATTTGGAAAATAATATTTTATTTCCACGTGTATTAAACGAAAAATAA
- the moaA gene encoding GTP 3',8-cyclase MoaA — translation MQSIPIKNVGESRLVDPFQRQYYYLRLSITDQCNFRCTYCLPDGYQPEANKPSFLTLKEITHLAQAFAEMGTEKIRLTGGEPTLRKDFISIAESITNIDGIRQLAVTTNGYRMAKDVADWKKAGITSINVSVDSLDPKMFHQITGINKFDDVMRGIDRAFEVGYNKVKVNSVLMKNLNDKEFEQFLVWVKDRPIQMRFIELMQTGEMDSFFDRYHISGQILADKLLKNGWTLQQKSHTDGPAKVFTHSDYTGEIGLIMPYEKNFCTSCNRLRVSAKGKLHLCLFGEEGIELRDLLQSHEQQGILQARIFAALQGKREHHYLHIGDTGVRNHLASIGG, via the coding sequence ATGCAATCTATTCCTATTAAAAACGTAGGAGAGTCTCGCTTAGTCGATCCTTTCCAACGCCAATATTACTATCTACGACTGTCGATTACTGATCAGTGTAACTTTCGTTGTACCTATTGTTTACCTGATGGTTATCAACCCGAAGCTAACAAACCAAGTTTCTTAACTTTAAAAGAAATCACCCATCTTGCTCAAGCGTTTGCTGAAATGGGCACAGAGAAAATCCGTTTAACGGGTGGGGAACCGACTTTACGCAAAGATTTTATTTCTATTGCTGAAAGCATTACTAACATTGATGGCATTCGTCAATTAGCCGTCACGACAAACGGCTATCGCATGGCAAAAGATGTGGCTGATTGGAAGAAAGCAGGGATTACGTCTATTAACGTCAGTGTTGATAGCCTTGATCCCAAAATGTTCCATCAAATTACAGGTATCAATAAATTTGATGACGTGATGCGTGGTATCGATCGTGCATTTGAAGTGGGCTACAACAAAGTTAAAGTCAATTCAGTTTTAATGAAAAATCTGAATGATAAAGAATTTGAACAATTTCTCGTTTGGGTTAAAGATCGCCCAATTCAAATGCGCTTTATTGAGTTGATGCAAACGGGCGAAATGGATAGTTTCTTTGATAGATACCATATTTCTGGACAAATCTTAGCGGATAAATTGCTGAAAAATGGTTGGACATTACAGCAGAAATCTCACACTGATGGCCCTGCTAAAGTCTTTACGCATTCTGATTATACTGGCGAAATTGGCTTAATTATGCCTTATGAAAAGAATTTTTGTACAAGTTGCAATCGTTTAAGAGTGTCAGCAAAAGGTAAACTTCATCTTTGTTTATTTGGCGAAGAAGGCATTGAATTACGTGATTTATTGCAGTCGCACGAACAGCAAGGTATTTTACAGGCTCGTATTTTTGCCGCACTTCAAGGCAAACGTGAACATCATTATTTGCATATCGGCGATACTGGTGTAAGAAATCATTTAGCTTCTATTGGTGGCTAA
- the moaC gene encoding cyclic pyranopterin monophosphate synthase MoaC, whose product MTTFTHINSQGEANMVDVSAKAETVREARAEAIVTMSKETLSMIVEGKHHKGDVFATARIAGIQAAKRTWELIPLCHPLLLSKVEVNLEPLLETNQVRIQSLCKLTGKTGVEMEALTAASVAALTIYDMCKAVQKDIVIEKVRLLEKSGGKSGHFIAEEK is encoded by the coding sequence ATGACTACATTTACACATATCAATTCTCAAGGCGAAGCCAATATGGTGGATGTTTCTGCTAAAGCGGAAACTGTTCGTGAAGCTCGTGCTGAAGCCATTGTCACCATGTCAAAAGAAACTCTTTCCATGATCGTGGAAGGAAAACATCACAAAGGCGATGTATTTGCTACTGCTCGTATTGCGGGTATTCAAGCCGCAAAACGCACTTGGGAGCTTATCCCACTTTGCCATCCATTGTTACTTTCTAAAGTAGAAGTGAATTTAGAACCGTTACTTGAAACCAACCAAGTTCGCATTCAATCTCTTTGCAAATTAACTGGAAAAACTGGCGTAGAAATGGAAGCACTAACTGCGGCAAGCGTAGCAGCCTTAACCATTTACGATATGTGTAAAGCTGTGCAGAAAGACATTGTGATTGAGAAAGTTCGCTTGTTAGAAAAGAGCGGTGGAAAATCAGGCCATTTTATTGCGGAGGAAAAATAA
- the moaD gene encoding molybdopterin synthase sulfur carrier subunit, with translation MLNVLFFAQTRELIGVDAIQLEDDFVTAEAVREHLAQKGDKWALALEKGKLLVAINQTLMPLESAVKNGDEIAFFPPVTGG, from the coding sequence ATGTTAAATGTTTTATTTTTTGCTCAAACTCGTGAATTAATTGGCGTTGATGCCATTCAATTAGAAGATGATTTTGTCACTGCGGAAGCGGTGCGTGAACACCTTGCTCAAAAGGGCGATAAATGGGCATTGGCACTGGAAAAAGGTAAACTTTTAGTGGCAATTAATCAAACCTTAATGCCTTTAGAAAGTGCGGTAAAAAATGGCGATGAAATTGCCTTTTTCCCACCAGTAACAGGGGGCTAA
- the moaE gene encoding molybdopterin synthase catalytic subunit MoaE, producing the protein MTDIQIAVQEQPFDQNAVYQWLSEQHSIGATVIFVGKVRDLNLGDEVSSLYLEHYPAMTEKALREIVEQAKARWDIQRVSVIHRVGLLQTGDEIVLVGVSSAHRGDAYHANEFIMDFLKSKAPFWKKEQTNQGERWIEARESDKEALEKW; encoded by the coding sequence ATGACGGATATTCAAATTGCGGTACAAGAACAGCCTTTTGATCAAAATGCCGTTTACCAATGGCTTTCTGAGCAACATTCAATTGGCGCAACGGTTATTTTTGTGGGTAAAGTACGCGATCTTAATTTAGGCGATGAGGTATCCAGTTTATACTTAGAACATTATCCCGCAATGACAGAAAAAGCCTTACGTGAAATTGTAGAACAGGCGAAAGCACGTTGGGATATTCAACGTGTATCGGTAATTCATCGTGTTGGGCTTTTACAAACTGGCGATGAAATTGTTTTAGTGGGGGTAAGTTCCGCACATCGTGGAGATGCTTATCACGCCAATGAATTCATTATGGATTTTTTAAAATCTAAAGCACCATTTTGGAAAAAAGAACAAACCAATCAAGGCGAGCGTTGGATTGAAGCAAGAGAGAGTGATAAAGAAGCATTAGAAAAATGGTAA
- a CDS encoding PqiB family protein: MTEKNNSSSIEEKYQERTANLRKTKRISPFWLLPFIALCIGAILFFQIVKERGTSITITFTNGSGIVADKTQIRYQGLQIGIVKEVHFTDNLQKVEVVANINPEASSILRENTKFWLVQPNVSLAGISGLDSLVSGNYITLQPGDGDREDEFIAEEQGPIAQVSAGDLLIHLISDDLGSISIGASVYFKKLPVGKIYDYRINKNNKVEIDVVIDKAYAKFVKKDSRFWNISGINANISPAGLNLNVESLNAVVQGAVSFDSPADSPKADENSHFTLYTNLKAAKRGIEIKVTIPASSALIAGQTEVYSQDNAIGILAKLSAVENDDEILEGSLLIDPNQASLFKANSKIVLRNKKIDLGNLAEPKKFFRGEYFDVIAGDGETKHQFNVIKENELLLNAPNTLVLTLTAPENYGVSEGQNVFYNNMIIGQIVSQTIDVNGVQFKAAIASEYRNLIHEDTQFVAATNFDISVGLDGLRFESATPEKWLQGGVRVLAKQALGKAKTSYPLYQNISNAEHGITGNILTPTITLHTQTLPSIDKGSLVLYRQFEVGKILSIKPKTNNFDVDIYIYPAYQHLLTDKSRFWVESAAKIDVSPKGISIQATPLARSLKGAISFDNGGSGNNRTLYANESYAKSIGFVITLITDDATNLSKGMNLRYLGLDVGQIDSIQLDAKAKRITAKALINPNYMNIIAKEGANFTIISPQISAGGINNLDSLLQPYIDIEIGNGNTKTQFNLAQTAPQRNKFSNGTPFILETRDAMNLSEGSPILYRGVEVGTVKKFELNSLGDRVLVHIAIMPKYSHLVRQNTEFWIASGYDFSLGWKGAVFNTGSVQQLLKGGISFSTPAEKEIQPQAQPNKRFLLQINRPEEVQTWGSGALSK, from the coding sequence ATGACAGAGAAAAATAATTCCTCCTCAATAGAAGAAAAATATCAAGAAAGAACAGCGAACTTACGTAAAACAAAACGCATTTCGCCTTTTTGGCTATTGCCTTTTATCGCATTATGTATCGGGGCAATTTTATTCTTCCAAATTGTGAAAGAACGCGGTACTAGCATTACGATTACCTTTACCAATGGTTCAGGTATCGTTGCGGATAAAACTCAAATTCGTTATCAAGGATTACAAATTGGCATAGTAAAAGAAGTTCATTTCACTGATAACCTGCAAAAAGTGGAAGTTGTAGCCAATATCAATCCTGAAGCATCAAGTATTTTGCGTGAAAATACAAAATTTTGGCTTGTGCAACCAAATGTTTCTCTTGCTGGCATTTCAGGATTAGATTCTCTCGTGTCAGGTAATTACATTACTCTTCAACCAGGTGATGGCGATCGTGAAGATGAATTTATAGCAGAAGAACAAGGCCCTATTGCACAAGTTTCCGCAGGAGATTTATTGATTCACTTAATTTCTGATGATTTAGGTTCGATTTCTATTGGTGCGTCTGTGTATTTTAAAAAATTACCTGTAGGAAAAATCTATGATTACCGTATTAATAAAAACAATAAAGTAGAAATAGATGTGGTCATTGATAAAGCCTATGCCAAGTTTGTGAAAAAAGATTCACGCTTTTGGAATATTAGTGGCATTAACGCGAACATTAGCCCAGCAGGCTTAAACCTAAATGTAGAAAGTTTAAATGCAGTTGTGCAAGGTGCCGTTTCTTTTGACTCTCCAGCTGACAGCCCAAAAGCAGATGAAAATAGTCATTTCACGCTCTATACCAATTTAAAAGCGGCTAAACGTGGGATTGAAATTAAGGTAACAATTCCTGCCTCTTCCGCTCTTATTGCAGGGCAAACGGAAGTTTATTCTCAAGATAATGCTATAGGGATTCTCGCCAAGCTAAGTGCGGTAGAAAACGACGATGAAATTTTAGAGGGCAGTTTATTGATAGATCCAAACCAAGCCTCTTTGTTTAAAGCGAATAGCAAAATTGTCCTACGCAATAAAAAAATAGATCTTGGCAATTTAGCAGAACCAAAAAAATTCTTTCGTGGCGAATATTTTGATGTGATTGCGGGAGACGGCGAAACTAAACATCAATTTAACGTGATTAAAGAAAATGAATTATTACTCAATGCGCCTAACACGTTAGTTTTAACCCTTACTGCGCCAGAAAATTATGGTGTAAGCGAAGGGCAAAATGTGTTTTATAACAATATGATAATTGGGCAAATTGTTTCACAAACAATAGATGTAAATGGCGTACAATTTAAAGCAGCAATTGCCTCTGAATACCGCAATTTAATTCACGAAGATACACAATTTGTGGCAGCAACCAATTTTGATATAAGCGTTGGATTAGATGGATTGCGTTTTGAATCCGCGACACCAGAAAAATGGTTACAAGGCGGCGTTCGAGTGCTGGCAAAACAAGCTTTGGGAAAAGCTAAAACCAGTTATCCGCTTTATCAAAATATTAGCAATGCTGAACATGGCATCACAGGAAATATTCTTACGCCAACGATAACCTTACACACCCAAACCTTACCAAGCATTGATAAAGGCTCTCTTGTACTATATCGTCAATTTGAAGTAGGAAAAATTTTAAGTATTAAACCTAAAACAAATAACTTTGATGTAGACATTTATATTTATCCTGCTTATCAACATTTATTGACAGATAAAAGCCGTTTTTGGGTAGAAAGTGCGGCAAAAATAGATGTAAGTCCAAAAGGCATTAGTATTCAAGCAACGCCACTTGCACGTTCCTTAAAAGGGGCGATTAGCTTTGATAATGGCGGTTCAGGCAATAATCGAACACTTTATGCAAATGAAAGTTATGCAAAATCCATTGGGTTTGTAATTACGTTAATCACAGATGATGCAACTAATCTTAGCAAAGGAATGAATCTGCGCTATCTTGGTTTAGATGTGGGGCAAATTGACAGTATTCAGCTTGATGCAAAAGCAAAACGCATTACTGCAAAAGCCCTAATAAATCCAAATTATATGAATATAATTGCAAAAGAAGGGGCTAATTTTACGATAATCTCGCCACAAATTTCGGCTGGTGGAATAAATAACCTTGATAGTTTATTACAGCCTTATATTGATATTGAAATTGGTAATGGAAACACAAAAACACAATTTAATTTAGCACAAACGGCACCACAACGTAATAAATTTAGCAATGGCACGCCGTTTATTTTAGAAACGCGTGATGCGATGAATTTAAGTGAAGGTTCGCCAATTCTTTATCGAGGTGTAGAAGTTGGCACAGTGAAGAAATTTGAACTTAATAGTCTTGGTGATCGTGTGTTAGTGCATATTGCCATTATGCCGAAATATAGCCATCTTGTTCGACAAAACACAGAATTTTGGATCGCATCAGGCTACGACTTTAGCTTAGGCTGGAAAGGTGCGGTATTTAATACGGGTAGCGTTCAGCAGTTGCTAAAAGGTGGGATTTCTTTCTCCACACCAGCAGAAAAAGAAATTCAACCGCAAGCGCAGCCCAACAAACGTTTCTTGCTTCAAATAAACCGCCCTGAAGAAGTGCAAACTTGGGGAAGTGGTGCGTTATCAAAATAA
- a CDS encoding paraquat-inducible protein A translates to MPKTKLTSPSFQILKCTECDACINVPVILQSNEQAECPRCHHLLASGTRWSLHRCAMIALSILILMPFSLNYPLLSLHLLGIKIDASIWDGIWKMAVGGYEYTAFMIFICAVVMPITFALLVIMLWLAKIFQIKPRSVLLFLGYIKAWVMFDVYLVALGVTIFKVREYATLEINIYLIPFIFTALLTTLLFIKLNLSALWQEFYPECTPVYTKQAVELCPACHYTFTQKSIQYDNQQKIYCPRCQSPLNTSDKLKLQATWATLIAGIIMLFPANLLPISGIYLTGALSEDTLISGVISFVKSGSYFVAFVVFFASIFVPISKIFIMLYLLACVHFKWQHSIKWQMRLLHLVHFVGRWSMLDLFVLALMMSLVTRGEIINFTVGPGAFYFGAAVFCTMLSTSQFDSKLIWKIYDREK, encoded by the coding sequence GTGCCTAAAACAAAGCTAACTTCGCCTTCATTTCAAATTTTAAAATGCACAGAATGTGATGCTTGCATTAACGTGCCTGTTATTCTTCAATCGAATGAACAAGCCGAATGCCCACGTTGTCATCATCTGTTAGCAAGTGGTACGAGGTGGTCATTACATCGTTGTGCAATGATTGCATTATCTATTTTGATATTAATGCCCTTTTCCTTGAACTACCCCTTATTAAGTTTACATTTATTAGGTATTAAAATTGATGCCTCTATTTGGGATGGCATTTGGAAAATGGCAGTAGGTGGTTATGAATATACCGCGTTTATGATCTTTATTTGTGCAGTAGTAATGCCGATTACTTTTGCACTTTTAGTTATTATGCTTTGGCTGGCTAAGATTTTTCAGATAAAACCACGTAGTGTTTTACTATTTCTTGGTTACATTAAAGCTTGGGTAATGTTTGATGTTTATTTAGTGGCACTTGGGGTAACCATATTTAAAGTACGCGAATATGCAACATTAGAAATTAATATTTATTTAATTCCTTTTATTTTTACCGCACTTTTAACCACGCTGCTTTTTATCAAACTTAATCTTTCCGCCTTGTGGCAGGAATTTTATCCTGAATGTACTCCAGTTTATACAAAACAAGCTGTTGAATTATGTCCTGCTTGCCATTACACCTTTACGCAAAAATCTATCCAATACGATAATCAACAAAAAATTTATTGTCCCCGCTGCCAATCGCCTCTTAATACATCGGATAAGCTAAAATTACAAGCAACTTGGGCAACCTTAATTGCAGGGATTATTATGCTTTTTCCTGCAAATTTATTACCTATATCTGGCATTTATTTAACAGGTGCATTATCTGAAGATACGTTAATTTCTGGGGTTATTTCATTTGTTAAATCAGGTAGTTATTTTGTTGCTTTTGTTGTGTTTTTTGCCAGTATTTTCGTGCCTATCAGCAAAATTTTTATTATGCTTTACTTACTTGCTTGCGTGCATTTTAAATGGCAACATTCTATTAAATGGCAAATGCGTTTATTACATCTAGTACATTTTGTTGGACGCTGGTCTATGCTTGATTTATTTGTATTAGCCTTAATGATGTCGCTTGTCACACGCGGAGAAATCATTAATTTTACCGTAGGGCCAGGCGCATTTTATTTTGGTGCAGCCGTATTTTGCACTATGCTTTCCACCTCACAATTTGATAGCAAATTAATTTGGAAAATTTATGACAGAGAAAAATAA
- the proQ gene encoding RNA chaperone ProQ: MTDTQLSSQVTDVQTEVQKLTNAKAIIAYLAEKFPLCFVLEGEAKPLKIGLFQDLAEALQDDERVSKTQLRQALRQYTSNWRYLYGCREGAVRVDLQGNPAGVLDAEHVAHAAQQLAEAKARFAEKRKAEAAAKKAQQKQRPRKPANKNFKKESKVSLSAVDFSQISVGSVVKVKAGDNAKKATVVEVLKDSARVELENGLIMNVAADRLFA, from the coding sequence ATGACTGACACACAATTATCATCTCAAGTTACAGATGTGCAAACGGAAGTGCAAAAATTAACCAATGCAAAAGCTATCATTGCTTATTTAGCAGAAAAATTTCCTCTTTGCTTTGTTTTAGAGGGCGAAGCAAAACCATTAAAAATAGGTTTATTTCAAGATTTAGCTGAAGCATTACAAGATGATGAACGCGTAAGTAAAACCCAATTGCGTCAGGCTCTTCGTCAATATACATCAAATTGGCGTTATTTATATGGCTGTCGCGAAGGTGCAGTACGTGTTGATTTACAGGGTAATCCTGCAGGTGTATTAGATGCAGAACACGTTGCTCACGCTGCACAGCAACTTGCTGAAGCGAAAGCACGCTTTGCGGAAAAACGTAAAGCAGAAGCTGCGGCTAAAAAAGCACAACAAAAACAGCGTCCGCGTAAACCTGCGAATAAAAACTTTAAAAAAGAGAGTAAAGTATCACTAAGTGCGGTTGATTTTTCACAAATTTCTGTTGGTTCTGTTGTGAAAGTTAAAGCTGGAGATAATGCTAAAAAAGCAACAGTGGTAGAAGTATTAAAAGATTCAGCACGTGTTGAACTTGAAAACGGTTTGATTATGAACGTTGCTGCAGATCGTTTATTTGCTTAA
- the prc gene encoding carboxy terminal-processing peptidase — protein MKFKMSKNVIRYAWLSVCLSSAIPAFAVQPKLKPSDISIPAISEENQLATKRATTRLTQSHYRKIKLDDDFSEKIFDRYIKNLDFSHNTFLQSDIDELRQKYGNKLDDQLNQGDLSAAFEIYDVMIKRRYERYTYALSLLDKEPDLNGQDQIEIDREKAAAPQTEADANKLWDARVKNDIINLKLKDKKWSEIKAKLTKRYNLAIRRLTQTKADDIVQIYLNAFAREIDPHTSYLSPRTAKSFNESVNLSLEGIGATLQSEDDETSIKSLVPGAPAERSKKLHPGDKIIGVGQATGDIEDVVGWRLEDLVEKIKGKKGTKVRLEIEPAKGGKSRIITLVRDKVRIEDQAAKLTFEKVSGKKIAVIKIPSFYIGLTEDVKKLLVELENQKAEALIVDLRENGGGALTEAVALSGLFIADGPVVQVRDAYQRIRVHEDDDATQQYKGLLFVMINRYSASASEIFAAAMQDYRRGIIIGQNTFGKGTVQQSRSLNFIYDLDQSPLGVLQYTIQKFYRINGGSTQLKGVAADINFPEIIDAKEYGEDKEDNALAWDKIPSASYMEVGNIDYIDNAVNILNEKHLARIAKDPEFVALNEELKVRNERRDRKFLSLNYKMRKAENDKDDARRLKDLNERFKREGKKALKDIDDLPKDYEAPDFFLKEAEKMAADFVIFNSDQKINQANGLSEAKTESKK, from the coding sequence ATGAAATTTAAAATGTCAAAAAATGTGATTCGTTATGCGTGGTTATCGGTATGTTTGAGCAGTGCAATTCCTGCATTTGCTGTACAACCTAAGTTAAAGCCAAGTGACATTAGTATTCCAGCGATAAGTGAAGAAAACCAGCTGGCAACTAAGCGTGCAACGACGAGATTAACTCAATCCCATTATCGTAAGATTAAATTAGATGATGATTTTTCCGAGAAAATTTTTGATCGTTATATTAAAAATTTAGATTTTAGCCACAATACTTTTTTGCAGTCTGATATAGACGAACTTCGTCAAAAATATGGTAATAAGTTAGATGATCAGTTAAATCAAGGCGATCTTTCTGCTGCGTTTGAGATTTATGATGTAATGATCAAACGTCGTTATGAACGTTATACTTATGCGTTATCTTTATTAGATAAAGAGCCTGATTTAAATGGTCAAGATCAAATTGAAATTGATCGTGAAAAAGCGGCTGCTCCACAAACTGAAGCTGATGCGAATAAACTTTGGGATGCTCGCGTAAAAAATGACATTATTAATCTTAAATTAAAAGATAAAAAATGGTCAGAAATCAAAGCAAAACTTACAAAACGCTATAATTTAGCCATTCGTCGTTTAACGCAAACAAAAGCAGACGATATTGTTCAAATTTATTTGAATGCTTTTGCGCGTGAAATTGATCCTCACACCAGTTATCTTTCCCCAAGAACAGCGAAAAGTTTTAATGAAAGTGTGAATCTTTCCTTGGAAGGCATTGGGGCTACTTTACAATCAGAAGATGATGAAACTAGCATCAAATCTCTTGTACCTGGTGCGCCAGCGGAACGTAGTAAAAAGCTGCATCCTGGGGATAAAATCATTGGCGTTGGGCAAGCAACAGGCGATATTGAAGATGTTGTTGGTTGGCGTTTAGAAGATTTGGTAGAAAAAATTAAAGGGAAAAAAGGCACTAAAGTTCGCTTAGAAATTGAGCCTGCTAAAGGGGGAAAATCACGTATTATTACTTTGGTGCGTGATAAAGTCCGTATTGAAGATCAAGCGGCTAAACTAACTTTTGAAAAAGTGTCAGGGAAAAAAATTGCGGTAATAAAAATTCCAAGTTTTTATATTGGATTAACCGAAGATGTTAAAAAACTACTGGTTGAATTAGAAAATCAAAAAGCTGAGGCTCTAATTGTTGATTTACGTGAAAATGGCGGTGGTGCATTAACGGAAGCCGTGGCGTTAAGTGGTTTATTTATTGCTGATGGCCCTGTTGTGCAGGTTCGCGATGCTTATCAGCGTATTCGTGTTCACGAAGATGATGACGCTACGCAACAATATAAGGGGTTATTATTTGTGATGATTAATCGTTACAGTGCTTCTGCATCGGAAATTTTTGCTGCAGCAATGCAAGATTATCGTCGAGGTATTATCATCGGGCAAAATACTTTTGGTAAAGGTACGGTACAACAGAGTCGCTCGTTAAATTTTATCTATGATTTAGATCAGAGTCCGTTGGGTGTTTTACAATATACCATTCAAAAATTTTATCGCATTAATGGTGGTTCAACCCAATTAAAAGGTGTTGCCGCAGATATTAATTTTCCCGAAATTATAGATGCGAAAGAATATGGGGAAGATAAAGAAGATAATGCGCTTGCTTGGGATAAAATCCCATCAGCGAGTTATATGGAAGTAGGAAATATCGATTATATTGATAATGCAGTAAATATTCTAAATGAAAAACATCTTGCTCGTATTGCTAAAGATCCTGAATTTGTTGCATTGAATGAAGAATTGAAAGTGCGAAATGAACGCCGAGATCGAAAATTTCTATCATTGAATTATAAAATGCGTAAAGCAGAGAATGATAAAGATGATGCAAGACGTTTAAAAGATTTGAACGAACGTTTTAAACGTGAGGGTAAGAAAGCATTGAAAGATATTGATGATTTGCCGAAAGATTACGAAGCACCAGATTTCTTCTTAAAAGAAGCTGAAAAAATGGCAGCTGATTTCGTTATTTTTAATTCAGATCAGAAAATTAATCAAGCAAACGGTCTATCCGAAGCAAAAACGGAAAGTAAAAAATAA